The Vicia villosa cultivar HV-30 ecotype Madison, WI linkage group LG1, Vvil1.0, whole genome shotgun sequence genome includes a region encoding these proteins:
- the LOC131616111 gene encoding translationally-controlled tumor protein homolog yields MLVYQDLLTGDELLSDSFPYKEIENGLLWEVEGKWVVQGAVDVDIGANPSAEGGGEDEGVDDQAVKVVDIVDTFRLQEQPAFDKKQFVNFMKRYIKLLTPKLEAEKQEIFKKHVEGATKFLLPKLKDLQFFVGESMHDDGSLVFAYYKDGATDPTFIYFAYGLKEIKC; encoded by the exons ATGCTTGTGTACCAGGATCTCCTTACCG GCGATGAACTTCTATCAGACTCTTTCCCCTATAAGGAAATTGAGAATGGCTTACTCTGGGAAGTCGAAGGAAAGTGGGTTGTTCAAGGAGCTGTGGATGTAGATATTGGTGCTAACCCTTCTGCTGAGGGCGGAGGTGAGGATGAAGGTGTTGATGATCAAGCTGTTAAGGTCGTCGATATTGTCGACACTTTCAGATTACAGGAACAACCTGCTTTTGATAAGAAACAATTTGTTAATTTTATGAAAAGATACATCAAATTGCTTACACCAAAGTTAGAGGCAGAGAAGCAAGAGATTTTCAAGAAACACGTTGAAGGAGCAACTAAGTTTCTGCTACCAAAACTCAAGGACCTTCAATT TTTTGTTGGTGAAAGCATGCATGATGATGGAAGTTTGGTTTTTGCTTATTACAAAGATGGCGCCACTGACCCAACTTTTATCTACTTTGCCTATGGATTGAAGGAAATCAAGTGTTAG